The proteins below are encoded in one region of bacterium:
- a CDS encoding aminotransferase class I/II-fold pyridoxal phosphate-dependent enzyme produces MRIAEKVARFEDARKVIAAGIYPYFRAIESDQDTMVRMNGKDVLMLGSNNYLGLTNHPKVKEAAIDALKQYGSGCAGSRFLNGTLRIHIELEERLAEYMQKEAALLFSTGMQANLGAISALVGRNGFVVTDALDHASIIDGARLSFGKMMKFRHNDAADLERVLQSLDHTKSKLVITEGVFSMEGDTVKLPEVVAVCQKYGADLMLDDAHSLGVLGPEGRGTALHFGLNDEVDLVMGTFSKSLASIGGFIASSEKVIHYLKHHSRALIFSASPPPASVAAVIAALKIIIAEPERRELLWRNANYLRKGLQTIGLDTGTSDTPIMPVLVGDQNVAFQLTAAMQEEGVFINPVVPPAVQPGGSLIRFSVMSTHTLEQLDFALDKMAKLARYFQLDSGASHRTENLSGNELNGSEGVSALPVEGAGH; encoded by the coding sequence GTGCGCATTGCGGAAAAAGTAGCCCGGTTTGAAGACGCTCGCAAAGTGATCGCGGCAGGAATTTACCCGTACTTCCGCGCCATCGAGTCCGACCAGGACACTATGGTGCGGATGAACGGCAAGGATGTGCTCATGCTCGGCTCGAATAACTATCTCGGGCTGACCAACCATCCGAAAGTCAAAGAAGCCGCCATCGACGCGTTGAAGCAGTACGGCTCGGGTTGCGCCGGTTCGCGTTTTCTGAATGGGACGCTGCGGATTCATATCGAACTCGAAGAGCGTCTCGCCGAGTACATGCAAAAGGAAGCCGCCCTGCTGTTCTCCACGGGAATGCAGGCCAATCTCGGCGCCATTTCCGCTCTGGTTGGCCGCAACGGCTTTGTCGTCACGGATGCCCTCGACCACGCGTCCATTATTGATGGCGCTCGCCTTTCCTTTGGCAAGATGATGAAGTTCCGCCACAATGACGCCGCCGATCTCGAGCGCGTCTTGCAGAGCCTCGATCACACCAAATCCAAACTCGTGATCACCGAAGGCGTCTTCTCCATGGAAGGCGACACTGTCAAACTGCCGGAAGTGGTCGCCGTCTGTCAGAAGTATGGCGCCGATCTGATGCTCGACGATGCCCACAGTCTCGGTGTGCTGGGTCCCGAAGGGCGCGGCACCGCGCTGCACTTCGGCCTCAATGATGAAGTCGACCTGGTCATGGGCACGTTTTCCAAATCGCTGGCCTCCATCGGTGGCTTCATCGCGTCGTCAGAGAAGGTGATTCACTATCTGAAACACCACAGCCGCGCGCTGATCTTCTCCGCCAGCCCGCCGCCGGCATCCGTCGCCGCGGTTATCGCCGCGCTCAAGATTATTATCGCCGAGCCCGAACGCCGTGAACTGCTCTGGCGCAATGCCAACTATCTGCGCAAGGGCTTGCAGACGATCGGACTCGACACCGGCACCAGCGATACCCCCATCATGCCGGTACTCGTCGGCGATCAGAACGTCGCCTTCCAGCTTACCGCCGCCATGCAGGAAGAAGGAGTGTTTATCAACCCGGTGGTGCCGCCCGCGGTACAGCCGGGTGGGAGCCTGATCCGCTTCTCCGTGATGTCTACGCACACGCTCGAGCAGTTGGACTTCGCTCTGGACAAGATGGCCAAACTTGCCCGCTATTTTCAACTGGACTCGGGAGCCTCTCATCGAACCGAAAATCTCTCCGGTAACGAACTCAACGGATCTGAAGGCGTTTCTGCGCTTCCAGTGGAAGGTGCAGGCCACTGA
- the rsgA gene encoding ribosome small subunit-dependent GTPase A translates to MHELSALGFTPFFEAQLKDWSEDPLHPARVASEHRGSYEVWSHSGTGIAHLAGRLHKELTEDALPHAGDWVALKSAPEQDRIAIIEHVFSRRTALVRGAAGQDARGQVIAANVDLVFVVCGLDADYNARRIERYLSLIWASGAQPVVALNKTDVCDVIEARIAEIEARSPGVPVFATSAVQSGGIDEIRSRILPGMTAAFVGSSGAGKSTLINALVGEERMATRAVRADDSRGRHTTTRRQLVVLPGGGLLLDTPGMRELQLMDDEGIGAVFFDIEKIARDCRYRDCQHDNEPGCAVRTAIADGRISAERFEHFGKLKREAHAYAVRHDVHLRQKAEREWRILTNEGKANRRRKEGR, encoded by the coding sequence ATGCATGAATTGTCTGCCTTGGGCTTCACCCCCTTCTTTGAAGCCCAGCTGAAGGATTGGTCTGAAGACCCATTACACCCGGCGCGCGTGGCTTCGGAGCACCGCGGAAGCTACGAGGTGTGGTCGCATAGCGGGACCGGTATTGCGCATCTGGCCGGCCGCCTGCACAAAGAACTGACGGAAGATGCCTTGCCGCACGCGGGCGATTGGGTGGCGCTGAAGTCGGCGCCGGAGCAGGATCGCATCGCGATCATCGAACACGTATTCAGCCGGCGGACCGCGTTAGTGCGCGGGGCCGCCGGACAGGATGCGCGAGGACAGGTGATTGCGGCAAACGTGGACCTGGTATTTGTGGTATGCGGGCTGGACGCTGACTACAACGCACGCCGCATTGAGCGGTACCTGAGTCTGATCTGGGCCAGCGGAGCACAGCCGGTGGTTGCGCTGAACAAGACCGATGTGTGTGACGTCATCGAGGCGCGCATCGCCGAAATTGAAGCGCGAAGCCCGGGTGTTCCGGTCTTCGCCACGAGTGCGGTTCAGTCCGGCGGCATTGACGAAATCCGGTCGCGGATTCTGCCGGGAATGACCGCGGCGTTTGTCGGATCATCGGGTGCCGGAAAATCGACGCTGATCAACGCGCTGGTTGGCGAGGAGCGGATGGCTACCCGCGCGGTGCGCGCCGATGACAGCCGCGGACGTCACACGACGACGCGGCGGCAACTGGTGGTGCTGCCCGGAGGCGGCTTGCTGCTGGATACTCCCGGGATGCGGGAACTACAGCTTATGGATGACGAAGGCATCGGCGCTGTCTTTTTCGATATCGAAAAGATTGCACGGGATTGCCGGTACCGGGACTGCCAGCACGACAACGAGCCGGGGTGCGCGGTGCGAACGGCGATAGCCGACGGCAGGATCTCCGCTGAGCGGTTTGAGCACTTCGGCAAATTGAAGCGCGAGGCTCATGCCTATGCGGTTCGGCACGATGTGCATCTCCGGCAAAAGGCGGAGCGCGAGTGGAGAATTCTGACTAACGAGGGCAAAGCGAACCGGCGAAGGAAAGAAGGCCGGTAG
- the purL gene encoding phosphoribosylformylglycinamidine synthase subunit PurL, translating to MSSQTPNKYPPVTLELVLKHGLTEEEFSQIQKTLGRMPTYVELGLYSVMWSEHCSYKNSILEIKRLPRKSRRVVVEAGEENAGVLDIGDGLAVCFKIESHNHPSAIEPYQGAATGVGGILRDIFTMGARPIAALNSLRFGPLTTPRNRELMRGVVRGIGDYGNCFGVPTVAGEVYFDPSYDENPLINAMAVGVLDRKKMARGAAEGTGNPVFVVGAATGRDGIHGATFASEDLSEESASKRPSVQIGDPFKEKLLLEATLELVESGVLVGIQDMGAAGIACSCTETAARGNSGIEFDVNKVSRREADMTAYEVCLSESQERMLAIIKKGGEDVARRIFDKWDLHADQTGVVTDTGRYVVYENGEIVADVPAAHLVLGGGAPQYRRPFTRPEYLDQLSQFDMSKFAEPSDYDGVLERLLGSPNIASKRWVYEQYDHTIGANTHVGGGRSDAAVVRVPGTRRALAMTVDCNSRYVAMEPRQGAALAVMEGARNVACSGARPIGITNCLNFGNPMNPETFYFFHEAVTGIADACKALDIPVTGGNVSFYNETRGKPVLPTPVIGMVGLLEDVASAVTVGLKAEGDFIALLGHLQPDLGASEYLYLEHGIVAGNPPHLDFETEKALIDLLADLADLGLIRSAHDIAEGGLAVTMAEKCLAGGIGCVLTFPWKGRAVESLFAESAGCAVVTVEHANWAAFRHAADQHGVPVQMLGRVGGDRLVINDWISIPVARIEAIYESAIPVLMGEAVAPDAAPTDPLLSRLS from the coding sequence ATGTCCAGCCAGACACCGAATAAATATCCGCCCGTCACGCTTGAGCTTGTACTCAAGCATGGGCTTACCGAAGAAGAGTTCAGCCAGATACAGAAGACGCTGGGCCGCATGCCCACCTACGTCGAACTCGGCCTGTATTCGGTGATGTGGTCCGAGCACTGCTCCTACAAGAACTCCATTCTCGAAATCAAACGCCTGCCGCGCAAAAGCCGTCGCGTCGTCGTCGAAGCGGGCGAAGAGAACGCCGGCGTACTCGATATCGGAGACGGCCTGGCCGTCTGCTTCAAAATCGAGAGCCACAATCACCCGTCCGCCATCGAGCCCTACCAGGGCGCGGCCACGGGCGTCGGCGGCATTCTGCGCGACATCTTCACCATGGGTGCCCGGCCCATCGCCGCGCTGAATTCCCTCCGCTTTGGGCCGTTAACCACCCCCCGTAACCGCGAACTCATGCGCGGCGTGGTGCGCGGCATCGGCGACTACGGCAACTGCTTCGGCGTTCCCACCGTTGCGGGCGAGGTGTACTTCGATCCGTCCTACGATGAGAACCCGTTGATTAATGCTATGGCCGTCGGCGTGCTGGATCGTAAGAAAATGGCGCGCGGCGCGGCGGAAGGCACTGGCAATCCCGTCTTCGTCGTCGGCGCGGCTACCGGTCGCGACGGCATTCACGGCGCAACCTTCGCCTCCGAAGACCTGTCCGAAGAGTCCGCTTCCAAGCGTCCCTCCGTGCAGATCGGCGATCCCTTTAAAGAAAAGTTGCTGCTCGAAGCCACGCTTGAACTGGTGGAGTCCGGCGTGCTGGTCGGTATTCAGGATATGGGGGCGGCGGGTATCGCCTGTTCCTGCACCGAAACCGCCGCCCGTGGCAACTCCGGCATCGAGTTTGATGTCAATAAAGTCTCCCGTCGTGAAGCCGACATGACCGCCTACGAGGTTTGTCTCTCCGAGTCGCAGGAGCGTATGCTCGCCATCATCAAGAAGGGCGGGGAAGACGTTGCCCGCCGCATCTTCGACAAGTGGGATCTGCATGCGGACCAGACCGGCGTCGTCACCGATACGGGCCGCTATGTGGTTTATGAGAACGGCGAAATCGTCGCCGATGTCCCTGCCGCCCACCTCGTGCTTGGCGGCGGCGCGCCGCAATACCGCCGGCCCTTTACCCGCCCCGAGTATCTCGATCAGTTGAGCCAGTTCGACATGTCCAAGTTCGCCGAACCGTCGGACTATGATGGCGTGCTCGAACGCCTGCTCGGTTCTCCCAATATTGCCAGCAAACGCTGGGTCTATGAGCAGTACGATCACACCATCGGCGCCAATACGCATGTCGGCGGTGGCCGCTCCGATGCCGCGGTCGTTCGCGTTCCCGGCACCCGCCGTGCGCTGGCTATGACCGTGGATTGCAACAGCCGCTACGTTGCCATGGAGCCCCGTCAGGGCGCCGCCCTGGCCGTCATGGAAGGGGCTCGCAATGTCGCCTGCTCCGGCGCGCGCCCCATCGGCATCACCAATTGCCTCAATTTCGGCAACCCGATGAACCCGGAGACATTTTACTTCTTCCACGAAGCCGTCACCGGAATCGCCGATGCCTGCAAAGCTCTCGACATCCCGGTCACCGGCGGCAACGTCTCTTTCTATAATGAAACCCGTGGCAAGCCCGTTCTGCCCACGCCTGTCATCGGCATGGTCGGTCTGCTGGAGGATGTCGCAAGCGCGGTCACCGTTGGTCTGAAAGCCGAAGGGGATTTCATCGCGCTGCTCGGCCATCTTCAACCGGATCTTGGCGCCAGTGAATATCTGTATCTCGAGCACGGCATTGTCGCTGGCAATCCACCCCATCTCGATTTCGAAACCGAAAAGGCGCTGATTGATCTGCTCGCCGATCTGGCGGACCTTGGCCTCATCCGTTCCGCGCATGACATCGCCGAAGGCGGCCTCGCGGTCACCATGGCTGAAAAGTGCTTGGCCGGCGGCATCGGCTGCGTGCTCACCTTCCCCTGGAAGGGCCGCGCGGTCGAGTCTCTCTTTGCCGAAAGCGCCGGTTGTGCCGTCGTAACGGTCGAACATGCCAATTGGGCGGCCTTCCGCCATGCCGCAGATCAGCACGGCGTTCCCGTCCAAATGCTCGGCAGAGTGGGCGGGGATCGCCTCGTCATTAACGACTGGATTTCCATTCCGGTCGCGCGAATCGAAGCTATTTACGAGAGCGCCATCCCCGTTTTGATGGGTGAGGCCGTGGCTCCGGATGCCGCGCCAACCGATCCGCTGCTGTCCCGGTTGTCATGA
- the uvrC gene encoding excinuclease ABC subunit UvrC, with the protein MEDKLRALPDSPGVYLFKDDQGKVIYIGKALVLRNRVRQYFQSGHDGRYQFDHLVKRIADVEVIATDTELEALILENNLVRDRKPRYNIDLRDDKSFPFLRVSNEPFPRVFLTRHPVLDGSRYFGPYSDLYHLKGLIRVLRSMLKIRTCNLPLTEDAVAQGRFKACLEFHIGRCNAPCIGNETMAEYARRVRDFVDVVSGKGNDVVRRLNQEMQRLSDDLKFEQAAQLRDWLSALEMLTERQKVISPEPVNRDVFGLKIEDDLGSAVVLQIRNGRMLGRLDYRLNHLKEQEPGEILESAIEHYYSDPVSMPDEIFLPFAVPDQDLLAQWLRERAGGKVDIRIPERGDKAHLVELAERNAELCLQGYRLSRDVKDRVPQSLRELQKQLSLSKLPDEIIAFDISTLMGTDKVASMVMFREGKPARSQYRVFKIRTVEGMDDFASMHEVVGRRFARLQRENKPFPDLVLIDGGKGQLAAAGEALAELGIVDQPIIGLAKRLEEVYLPGDSEPQNIPKTSSALKLLQQIRDEAHRFAITYHRKLRRKRSLQSLLDEIDGVGPARRQIIFSHFGTVRNLQEATLEQIESVDGIPKAVAAQIFAFFHDKQQQLDHVQPDTE; encoded by the coding sequence TTGGAAGATAAACTCCGCGCACTTCCCGATTCGCCCGGAGTCTATCTTTTCAAGGACGATCAGGGAAAAGTAATTTACATCGGCAAGGCCCTTGTACTGCGCAACCGCGTGCGCCAGTATTTTCAGTCGGGGCATGATGGCCGCTACCAATTCGATCATCTCGTCAAGCGCATCGCCGACGTCGAAGTCATTGCGACGGACACCGAACTCGAAGCGCTGATCCTCGAAAATAATCTCGTCCGCGACCGCAAGCCGCGATACAATATCGATCTGCGCGACGATAAATCGTTTCCGTTCCTGCGAGTTTCCAACGAGCCTTTCCCCCGCGTCTTTCTCACCCGTCACCCCGTCCTTGATGGCTCGAGGTACTTCGGACCCTACAGCGATCTGTACCATCTGAAGGGCCTGATTCGCGTGCTGCGCAGCATGCTCAAGATCCGCACCTGCAATCTGCCCCTCACCGAAGACGCAGTGGCGCAGGGCCGGTTCAAGGCCTGTCTCGAGTTTCACATTGGCCGCTGCAATGCTCCCTGCATCGGTAATGAAACGATGGCCGAGTATGCCCGCCGCGTGCGCGATTTTGTCGATGTCGTCAGCGGCAAGGGCAACGATGTCGTGCGGCGTCTGAATCAGGAAATGCAGCGGCTTTCCGACGACCTGAAGTTCGAACAGGCGGCGCAGCTTCGCGATTGGCTCTCCGCCCTCGAGATGCTCACCGAGCGGCAAAAGGTGATCTCCCCCGAGCCCGTGAATCGCGACGTCTTTGGGCTCAAAATCGAAGACGATCTGGGCAGCGCCGTCGTGCTGCAGATCCGCAATGGCCGCATGCTGGGCCGTCTCGATTACCGCCTGAACCACCTCAAAGAGCAGGAACCGGGCGAAATTCTCGAGTCCGCCATCGAGCATTACTACAGCGATCCTGTTTCCATGCCCGATGAGATCTTTCTGCCCTTCGCCGTTCCCGATCAGGATCTCCTTGCCCAATGGCTGCGGGAACGCGCCGGCGGCAAGGTAGACATCCGCATCCCTGAACGCGGCGACAAGGCTCATCTGGTGGAACTGGCCGAGCGCAACGCCGAACTTTGCCTTCAGGGCTACCGGCTGAGCCGTGACGTCAAAGACCGCGTGCCGCAGTCCCTGCGCGAACTGCAGAAACAGCTTTCCCTCAGCAAACTGCCCGACGAAATTATCGCTTTCGACATTTCGACTCTGATGGGCACGGACAAAGTGGCATCCATGGTGATGTTCCGTGAAGGCAAACCCGCGCGCTCCCAGTACCGTGTGTTCAAAATTCGCACCGTCGAAGGCATGGACGATTTTGCGTCGATGCACGAGGTCGTTGGCCGCCGCTTCGCCCGCCTCCAGCGCGAGAACAAACCGTTTCCCGATCTGGTGCTGATTGACGGTGGCAAAGGCCAGCTCGCCGCGGCGGGAGAAGCCCTGGCGGAACTCGGCATCGTGGATCAGCCCATTATCGGTCTGGCCAAGCGTCTCGAAGAGGTCTATCTTCCCGGCGATTCCGAGCCGCAGAATATTCCCAAAACCTCTTCCGCGCTGAAACTTCTGCAGCAGATCCGCGATGAAGCCCACCGCTTCGCCATCACCTATCATCGCAAACTGCGGCGCAAACGATCTCTTCAATCCCTGTTAGATGAGATCGACGGCGTCGGCCCCGCACGCCGCCAGATTATTTTTTCGCATTTCGGCACGGTGCGCAACCTGCAGGAAGCCACCCTCGAACAAATCGAGAGTGTGGATGGAATTCCCAAGGCGGTCGCCGCGCAAATCTTTGCCTTCTTTCACGATAAACAGCAGCAATTGGATCATGTCCAGCCAGACACCGAATAA
- the mce gene encoding methylmalonyl-CoA epimerase produces the protein MLTGLHHIGIAVMDLEDAVRSWETMSGGQVVHREFVESQGVEVAVIEIGSLRVELLKATREDSPIARFISANGTGIHHLALESTSVEEELTRMKASGVRLIDEKPRAGAENTSIGFVHPRALHGVLTEVVERKLK, from the coding sequence ATGTTGACCGGCCTGCATCATATCGGCATCGCGGTTATGGATCTGGAGGACGCCGTTCGCTCGTGGGAAACGATGAGCGGCGGCCAAGTGGTTCACCGCGAGTTTGTGGAAAGCCAGGGAGTGGAAGTGGCCGTCATCGAGATCGGCTCGCTGCGTGTCGAATTGTTGAAGGCTACGCGCGAAGATTCGCCCATCGCCCGCTTCATCTCCGCAAACGGAACCGGTATCCATCACCTTGCGTTAGAGAGTACCTCCGTCGAGGAGGAACTCACGCGAATGAAAGCTTCCGGCGTGCGCCTCATAGACGAAAAGCCGCGCGCAGGAGCTGAAAACACCTCCATCGGGTTTGTTCACCCCCGCGCCTTACACGGCGTGCTCACCGAAGTGGTGGAACGCAAGTTGAAGTGA
- a CDS encoding helicase C-terminal domain-containing protein, whose amino-acid sequence MTAPAFEPGTAESGAAGWLDKLGLSSYVAIDLETTGLDSSVNQIIEVGAVRFRNGVPDSEFRSFVRADRPLDQFIIELTGITDKDLTGAPAFADIANDLLDFIGTDPLVGQNVEFDLGFLRAAGENLLPRTQGDRLAFFQARVLDTALLSRTFWAEFPSFSLASLCRAFGVQLVQAHRALDDARATGEVLARMMQSLPSRVWEELARELNWLVSGTTHRSRFFFSALEEVTTGLGRPEFPQISDGEEDEEPAATPDLDQLFGKDGVFEKKLPFFRFRPMQLELAKAAEASFDHNKILLAEAPTGVGKSLAYLAPALRWVMADPEASRQVIVSSHTKVLQEQLFRKDMREIHTALGRGFRAAVLKGRANYLCKRRLRSLVRESRERLTDVDRMNLMPLLRWSELTATGDISEISGFNIRTLPFLWTQVASDSLACAGSACGAAKGDFYRVAQERAAKAHVLFVNHALLVSDLPRFTGGFKKLVLDEAHQIERAMVGAMTLEISPALFRNMLSRLVDERTSRGLLGAVSAKLKKSEKSSKVEGATPLLSQVRGLYATSRQAFGYLADQLVRMLSENDRASKQRFHVGQRIHDEICRALGPFLTDWSEFSSALKKFTLELSDLRGDDKLAPETLVELRSACDGVEQIREQLAHMLREDDPNAVTWAEFGRSPQHNWCALYAAPVSVGKIMAKVFWPSVESVVLTSATLTVGGKFDVLKSSLGLESLPPERLSESILSSPFRLSEQMRTFVPTYLPAPRAGDGGHSDATVDLIAKLVERFPRGTLILSTSNVLVDKLTTALNPVARKANRRLLSQGASGSLAEMVAEFRKQGNAILVGAASFWEGIDVVGDALQILIVTRIPFDVPTDPWVAARSEALTDAGRDAFSEYSLPVSALRLKQGVGRLIRHPQDRGIAIITDPRLFKSRYGRVIRESLPSAAIAVASESELFQETERFFGA is encoded by the coding sequence ATGACGGCGCCAGCTTTTGAACCCGGTACAGCCGAAAGCGGCGCGGCAGGATGGCTCGACAAACTCGGGCTTTCCAGCTACGTTGCCATCGACCTCGAGACCACAGGACTCGATTCCTCGGTCAATCAGATTATCGAGGTCGGTGCGGTTCGGTTCAGAAATGGCGTTCCCGATTCGGAGTTCCGCTCATTTGTTCGGGCGGATCGCCCGCTCGATCAGTTCATTATCGAACTGACCGGCATCACCGACAAAGACCTGACCGGCGCCCCCGCGTTCGCCGATATCGCGAATGACCTTCTCGATTTCATCGGCACGGATCCGCTGGTCGGTCAAAATGTCGAATTCGACTTGGGCTTCCTGCGTGCGGCGGGAGAGAATCTGCTCCCCCGCACGCAGGGTGACCGCTTGGCGTTCTTTCAGGCGCGAGTCCTCGACACGGCGCTGCTATCCCGCACCTTTTGGGCGGAGTTCCCCAGCTTTTCGCTGGCATCCCTCTGCCGCGCCTTCGGCGTACAACTTGTGCAGGCACATCGCGCCCTCGACGATGCCCGCGCCACGGGCGAAGTCCTCGCGCGCATGATGCAGTCGCTTCCTTCCCGCGTCTGGGAAGAGTTGGCCCGCGAGTTGAATTGGCTCGTCTCCGGAACCACGCATCGCAGTCGCTTCTTCTTTTCCGCTCTCGAAGAGGTAACCACCGGACTCGGCAGACCAGAATTTCCTCAGATCTCCGATGGGGAAGAGGATGAAGAACCTGCCGCGACACCCGATCTGGATCAGCTTTTCGGCAAGGACGGCGTCTTCGAAAAGAAGCTGCCGTTCTTCCGTTTTCGCCCCATGCAGCTTGAACTTGCCAAGGCGGCGGAAGCATCCTTCGACCACAACAAGATTTTGCTTGCCGAGGCCCCTACCGGCGTCGGCAAGTCTCTCGCTTACCTTGCGCCCGCGTTGCGCTGGGTGATGGCGGACCCCGAAGCGAGCCGTCAGGTTATCGTCTCCTCGCACACCAAGGTGCTGCAGGAGCAGCTCTTTCGCAAAGACATGCGCGAGATCCACACCGCGCTTGGCCGTGGATTCCGCGCCGCGGTGCTCAAAGGCCGCGCCAACTATCTCTGCAAACGCCGCCTGCGGTCTCTGGTACGTGAGTCCCGCGAACGCCTGACCGATGTCGACCGCATGAATCTTATGCCGCTTCTGCGCTGGTCCGAACTCACGGCCACCGGCGACATCAGCGAGATCAGCGGTTTTAACATCCGCACGTTGCCGTTTCTTTGGACGCAAGTAGCTTCCGATTCTCTGGCATGTGCAGGCTCCGCCTGCGGCGCGGCCAAAGGCGATTTCTATCGCGTCGCTCAGGAGCGCGCCGCCAAAGCCCATGTGCTCTTTGTCAACCACGCGCTGCTCGTCTCCGATCTTCCGCGCTTTACCGGCGGCTTCAAAAAGCTCGTGTTGGATGAAGCGCATCAGATCGAACGCGCTATGGTCGGCGCCATGACGCTCGAAATTTCTCCCGCTCTCTTCCGTAACATGCTCTCCCGGCTCGTGGATGAGCGCACGTCGCGCGGCCTGCTCGGCGCAGTGTCCGCCAAACTGAAGAAGAGCGAGAAATCGTCCAAGGTCGAAGGCGCAACCCCGCTGCTTTCACAGGTGCGCGGCCTCTACGCCACGTCGCGTCAGGCCTTCGGCTATCTTGCCGACCAACTCGTGCGCATGCTCTCCGAGAATGACCGCGCCTCCAAACAGCGCTTCCACGTCGGCCAGCGAATTCACGACGAGATCTGCCGCGCCCTTGGTCCGTTCCTTACCGATTGGAGTGAGTTTTCCTCCGCGCTGAAGAAGTTCACCCTCGAGCTTTCCGATCTGCGCGGCGACGATAAGCTTGCCCCGGAAACTCTGGTCGAACTGCGCAGCGCCTGCGATGGGGTGGAGCAGATTCGCGAGCAACTCGCCCACATGCTTCGCGAAGATGATCCCAACGCCGTTACGTGGGCCGAGTTTGGCCGCAGCCCGCAGCACAACTGGTGCGCGCTCTATGCCGCTCCGGTGTCCGTCGGCAAGATCATGGCTAAGGTTTTCTGGCCGTCCGTCGAAAGTGTCGTGCTCACGTCGGCCACGCTCACCGTTGGCGGAAAATTCGATGTGCTCAAATCGTCCCTCGGCTTGGAATCGCTGCCCCCCGAGCGTCTGTCCGAGTCCATTCTGAGCAGCCCCTTCCGCCTGTCCGAGCAGATGCGCACCTTTGTCCCCACCTATCTGCCCGCGCCGCGCGCCGGCGATGGTGGACATTCCGATGCGACGGTTGACCTGATCGCCAAGCTTGTGGAGCGCTTCCCGCGTGGCACGCTCATTCTCAGCACCTCCAATGTGCTGGTTGACAAATTGACCACTGCGCTGAACCCCGTCGCTCGCAAGGCCAATCGCCGCCTGCTCAGCCAGGGCGCCAGCGGCTCTCTGGCGGAAATGGTGGCCGAGTTTCGCAAGCAGGGAAATGCTATCTTGGTCGGCGCCGCCAGCTTCTGGGAAGGGATTGATGTGGTCGGCGACGCGCTGCAGATTCTCATCGTTACCCGCATTCCTTTCGATGTGCCCACCGACCCGTGGGTCGCCGCCCGCAGTGAAGCTCTCACTGATGCCGGGCGCGACGCCTTCTCCGAGTACAGCCTTCCCGTATCGGCGCTGCGCCTTAAGCAGGGAGTCGGCAGACTGATTCGTCATCCGCAGGACCGCGGTATCGCCATCATCACCGATCCGCGCCTGTTCAAGTCCCGCTATGGCCGCGTCATTCGTGAGAGTCTGCCTTCTGCGGCCATCGCCGTTGCCAGTGAGTCCGAACTTTTTCAGGAAACCGAACGCTTTTTCGGTGCGTAA